In a single window of the Pseudodesulfovibrio profundus genome:
- a CDS encoding flavodoxin family protein, with the protein MKVLAINGSARKGGNTADMVNRVFTELKAEGIETEMLELAGKTMRGCIACYKCFDNKNRKCAVANDYMNDCIEAMDEADGIILASPTYFANVTPEMKALIDRAGMVGRANDDMFARKVGAAVVANRRGGAMQVFNALNTFFFIEQMIVPGSRYWNTGRGLDKGDVLNDVEGMETMEYLGKNMAWLMKKLAD; encoded by the coding sequence ATGAAAGTACTGGCAATCAATGGTTCCGCTCGCAAAGGCGGAAATACCGCCGACATGGTCAATCGTGTTTTCACTGAACTCAAGGCCGAAGGCATTGAAACGGAAATGCTCGAACTGGCCGGGAAAACCATGCGTGGCTGCATCGCCTGCTACAAGTGTTTCGACAATAAGAACCGCAAATGCGCCGTGGCCAATGACTACATGAACGACTGTATCGAGGCCATGGATGAAGCGGACGGAATCATCCTCGCTTCACCTACCTATTTCGCCAACGTCACCCCGGAGATGAAAGCGCTCATCGACAGGGCCGGTATGGTCGGTCGCGCCAACGATGACATGTTCGCCCGCAAGGTCGGCGCTGCTGTCGTGGCAAATCGTCGTGGCGGCGCCATGCAGGTCTTCAATGCGCTGAACACCTTCTTCTTCATCGAGCAGATGATCGTTCCCGGCTCACGCTACTGGAACACCGGACGCGGACTGGACAAGGGCGATGTGCTCAACGATGTCGAAGGCATGGAGACCATGGAATATCTGGGCAAGAACATGGCCTGGCTGATGAAGAAACTGGCAGACTAA
- a CDS encoding SDR family oxidoreductase codes for MSKTVLITGATAGFGKAMAERYAAEGWKIIVTGRRQERLDELKTTLAPASVHTICFDVRDKQAVDNAIDSLPEEFREIDVLVNNAGLALGVEPAYKCDLDEWECMIDTNIKGLLYMTKAVLAGMVERDRGHVVNLGSVAGTYPYPGGNTYGATKAFVKQFSLNLLADLLGTKLRVTNIEPGLCESEFSVVRFRGDKSKADDVYAGTEPIRPEDIAEIIYWVTSLPPHVNINSLEVMPVDQAFSPFAINRAK; via the coding sequence ATGTCGAAAACCGTACTCATCACCGGAGCGACTGCCGGTTTTGGTAAAGCCATGGCCGAGCGGTATGCTGCCGAAGGATGGAAAATAATCGTCACCGGTCGGCGGCAGGAGCGTCTTGATGAGCTGAAGACCACCCTTGCTCCGGCATCCGTGCACACCATCTGCTTCGATGTTCGCGACAAGCAGGCCGTGGACAATGCCATTGATTCGCTGCCCGAAGAGTTTCGCGAGATCGACGTGCTGGTGAACAACGCCGGTCTGGCGCTGGGTGTTGAGCCTGCCTACAAGTGCGACCTTGATGAGTGGGAGTGCATGATCGACACCAACATCAAGGGACTGCTCTACATGACCAAGGCGGTTCTTGCCGGTATGGTCGAGCGTGACAGGGGGCATGTGGTCAATCTGGGGTCCGTTGCCGGGACCTATCCGTATCCCGGCGGCAACACCTATGGCGCGACCAAGGCCTTTGTGAAGCAGTTCTCCCTCAACCTGCTGGCCGATCTCCTCGGCACCAAGCTCCGCGTGACCAACATCGAGCCGGGTCTGTGTGAGAGTGAGTTCTCGGTCGTTCGTTTCCGGGGTGACAAATCCAAGGCGGACGATGTGTATGCCGGGACCGAACCCATCCGTCCTGAAGATATCGCCGAGATCATCTATTGGGTGACGTCGCTGCCGCCGCACGTCAATATCAACTCACTTGAAGTGATGCCGGTTGATCAGGCGTTCTCGCCATTCGCCATCAATCGCGCCAAGTAG
- a CDS encoding winged helix-turn-helix transcriptional regulator: protein MGNECQLKICGDKKYYCSMELTLQVIGGKWKPIILYKLGQEGVLRFSEIKRAIPNITQKMLTQQLRELETDGLVHREVYPQVPPKVEYSLTDLGKSVMPIMGSLCEWGKQFEKWHTEQQTSAEAV, encoded by the coding sequence ATGGGCAATGAGTGTCAGTTGAAAATTTGTGGCGACAAGAAATATTATTGCAGCATGGAGCTGACGTTGCAGGTCATCGGCGGCAAGTGGAAGCCGATCATTTTGTACAAGCTGGGCCAGGAAGGGGTGCTGCGGTTCAGCGAGATCAAACGGGCCATCCCGAACATTACGCAAAAAATGCTGACACAGCAGCTGCGAGAGCTGGAAACCGACGGGCTGGTACATCGGGAAGTATACCCCCAGGTTCCTCCCAAGGTCGAGTATTCATTGACTGATTTGGGCAAGAGCGTCATGCCGATCATGGGCTCACTCTGTGAATGGGGTAAGCAGTTTGAGAAGTGGCATACCGAGCAGCAGACATCGGCAGAAGCAGTATAG
- a CDS encoding nitroreductase family protein, translating to MELMQAIHTRRSIRKYTDEPVPDEMIKEILDAAMMAPSAGNAQPWQFVVVTERERLDAMADLHPYLKMVTKAQVGIIVCGDLSKEKFAGYWVQDCSAAMQNLLLAAHGKGLGAVWTGITPMEDRMSAFKTMFNMPEHIIPLGFVPMGWPAQEVKSTSRFDESRIHYNTF from the coding sequence TTGGAACTAATGCAAGCCATACATACTCGACGGAGCATTCGGAAATATACGGATGAACCGGTTCCAGACGAGATGATAAAAGAGATTCTCGATGCGGCAATGATGGCGCCCAGCGCCGGAAACGCGCAGCCCTGGCAGTTTGTGGTCGTGACCGAACGGGAACGGCTGGATGCCATGGCTGACCTTCATCCGTATCTCAAGATGGTCACGAAGGCACAGGTCGGCATCATTGTTTGCGGCGACCTGAGCAAAGAAAAATTTGCGGGCTACTGGGTGCAGGACTGCTCTGCCGCCATGCAGAACCTGCTGCTCGCAGCCCACGGCAAGGGACTTGGAGCCGTCTGGACCGGGATTACACCCATGGAAGATCGCATGAGCGCGTTCAAAACCATGTTCAACATGCCGGAACACATCATCCCGCTGGGATTTGTGCCCATGGGGTGGCCCGCGCAGGAAGTCAAATCCACAAGCCGCTTTGATGAAAGCAGAATCCACTACAACACCTTTTAG